A region of Streptomyces sp. NBC_01264 DNA encodes the following proteins:
- the ppsA gene encoding phosphoenolpyruvate synthase: protein MATTRRVIPFAELDRQDLGRVGGKNASLGEMTVHLASAGVRVPPGFATTADAYRELLGGHGLRDRIEEQIGRLHEGAALDEAGAAIRSMILAEPLPDVLRTEIVSAYEQLGRDGGREEPEVAVRSSATAEDLPEASFAGQQETYLNVRGPAQLLESVHRCYASLFTDRAIDYRERMGFDHLSVALSAGIQVMVRSDLAGAGVMFTLDPESGFPEVIVVSAAWGLGETVVSGQVDPDEYTVFKPSLKDPSLDPVIDVRIGAKRQKAVYAEHGLTRTVDTTGDERSQRVLTDAEVRFLAGWAQTVEEHYGCPMDLEWAKDGLTGELWIVQARPETVQSRRRASTLRRCRLTATPGEALIEGIAVGEAIGRGPVVALDSPVDLDRFPAGGVLVTGITDPDWEPIMKRASAIVTDHGGRTSHAAIVSRELGVPAVVGTGRATEVLRDGQEVTISCAEGGRGRVYPGLLAYEETETDLAGLPATRTRVMLNLADPSAAFRWWRLPADGVGLARLEFIVAHQVKVHPMALLHPERLDDHDRCVIDQLTEGYLDRGEYFVERLAYGIARIAASRWPAPVVVRTSDFKTNEYARLLGGRPFEPVEANPMIGWRGASRYYSDGYREGFALECRALRRVRDEMGLTNVIVMIPFCRTLEEADKVLEAMDEQGLRRGENGLKVYVMAEIPANVILAQDFAQRFDGFSIGSNDLTQLTLGVDRDSEALAHVFDETNPAVTRSIEILVTRAQSVGSTVGLCGQRPSDDPAFTEFLVKTGIDSISVAPDSFAAVKQHVAAGELKRYGADQTVRAGFPVKRAENDGNDGDGESS, encoded by the coding sequence ATGGCAACCACCCGACGCGTCATACCGTTCGCAGAACTCGACCGGCAGGACCTCGGCCGTGTGGGAGGGAAGAACGCCTCCCTGGGAGAGATGACCGTGCACCTGGCCTCCGCAGGTGTGCGGGTACCTCCCGGGTTCGCCACGACGGCGGACGCGTACCGAGAGCTGCTGGGCGGCCACGGGTTGCGCGACCGCATCGAGGAGCAGATCGGGCGTCTCCACGAAGGGGCGGCACTGGATGAGGCGGGGGCGGCCATTCGGTCGATGATCCTGGCCGAGCCGCTCCCGGACGTGCTGCGTACGGAGATCGTCTCGGCGTACGAACAGCTGGGGCGCGATGGAGGCCGTGAGGAACCGGAGGTCGCCGTACGCAGCAGCGCCACCGCCGAGGATCTTCCGGAGGCGAGCTTCGCAGGGCAGCAGGAGACCTACCTGAACGTCCGAGGGCCCGCCCAACTGCTGGAGTCGGTCCATCGCTGCTACGCCTCGCTCTTCACCGACCGGGCCATCGACTACCGGGAGCGGATGGGATTCGACCATCTCTCGGTGGCCCTCTCCGCCGGTATCCAGGTGATGGTCCGGTCGGACCTGGCAGGTGCGGGCGTGATGTTCACCCTCGACCCGGAGAGCGGATTCCCCGAGGTCATCGTGGTCAGCGCGGCCTGGGGACTGGGCGAGACGGTTGTCAGCGGACAGGTCGACCCCGACGAGTACACAGTGTTCAAGCCGAGCTTGAAGGACCCGTCGCTGGACCCGGTGATCGACGTACGGATCGGCGCGAAGCGGCAGAAGGCCGTCTACGCAGAGCACGGTCTGACCCGGACGGTGGATACGACCGGCGACGAGCGCTCACAGCGCGTCCTGACCGACGCGGAAGTCCGGTTCCTGGCCGGCTGGGCCCAGACCGTCGAGGAACACTACGGCTGCCCCATGGACCTGGAATGGGCCAAGGACGGTCTGACAGGAGAGCTGTGGATCGTCCAGGCCCGGCCCGAGACCGTGCAGTCGCGGCGCCGCGCCTCGACCCTGCGCCGCTGTCGCCTGACCGCAACACCGGGTGAGGCCTTGATCGAGGGGATCGCGGTGGGTGAGGCCATCGGCCGCGGCCCGGTCGTCGCCCTGGATTCGCCCGTCGACCTGGACCGCTTCCCCGCCGGTGGCGTGCTCGTCACCGGCATCACGGACCCGGACTGGGAACCGATCATGAAGCGGGCCTCTGCGATCGTCACCGACCACGGTGGCCGCACCTCGCACGCAGCCATCGTCAGTCGCGAACTCGGCGTTCCCGCCGTCGTCGGAACAGGCCGGGCCACCGAGGTGCTCCGCGACGGCCAGGAAGTCACCATCTCCTGTGCCGAAGGAGGCCGCGGTCGGGTCTATCCGGGCCTGCTCGCCTACGAAGAGACCGAGACCGACCTCGCCGGTCTGCCGGCCACGCGGACCCGGGTCATGCTGAACCTCGCCGACCCGTCCGCGGCCTTCCGCTGGTGGAGGCTGCCGGCCGACGGCGTGGGCCTCGCCCGACTGGAGTTCATCGTCGCGCACCAGGTCAAGGTCCATCCCATGGCCCTCCTGCACCCCGAACGACTGGACGACCACGACCGCTGCGTCATCGACCAGCTCACCGAGGGCTACCTGGACCGCGGCGAATACTTCGTCGAGCGCCTGGCCTACGGAATCGCCCGCATCGCCGCCTCCCGCTGGCCCGCGCCCGTCGTCGTCCGCACCAGCGACTTCAAGACCAACGAGTACGCGCGCCTGCTGGGCGGCCGGCCCTTCGAACCGGTCGAAGCCAATCCGATGATCGGCTGGCGCGGTGCGAGCCGCTACTACAGCGACGGATACCGGGAGGGATTCGCCCTCGAATGCCGCGCCCTGCGCCGGGTCCGCGACGAGATGGGCCTGACCAACGTGATCGTCATGATCCCGTTCTGCCGCACCCTCGAAGAGGCCGACAAGGTCCTGGAGGCCATGGACGAGCAGGGCCTGCGCCGGGGTGAGAACGGGCTGAAGGTGTACGTCATGGCGGAGATCCCCGCGAACGTCATCCTGGCCCAGGACTTCGCCCAACGCTTCGACGGCTTCTCGATCGGCAGCAACGATCTCACCCAGCTCACGTTGGGAGTCGACCGAGACTCCGAAGCCCTCGCCCACGTCTTCGACGAGACCAACCCTGCCGTCACCCGCAGTATCGAGATCCTGGTGACGCGGGCCCAGTCCGTGGGCTCCACGGTCGGCCTGTGCGGCCAACGCCCCAGCGACGACCCCGCCTTCACCGAGTTCCTGGTGAAGACCGGCATCGACTCGATCTCCGTGGCCCCTGACAGCTTCGCCGCGGTGAAACAGCACGTGGCCGCCGGCGAACTCAAGCGTTACGGCGCGGACCAAACGGTCCGGGCCGGGTTCCCGGTGAAGCGCGCCGAGAACGACGGGAACGACGGGGACGGAGAATCGTCATGA
- a CDS encoding nicotinate phosphoribosyltransferase — MSSATTTDLYEVTMAMSYLREGMRAPATFSLFVRDLPPGRGFLVAAGLEPALDYLSRFRITSADVHDFARALHRRPEELAPLLDLRFDGEVRAIPEGRLVFAGEPLLEVTAPLPQAQLVETYLLTQVCHQTAVASKAARCVIAAQGRPLVDFSLRRTHGPQAGFQAARLGTLVGFSGTSNVAAATQLGIPASGTMAHSYIEAFACEEDAFRAFARAHPGPLTFLVDTYDTEGGVRAAARVLTDLRRGPGCAIRLDSGDLDALAHRSRALLDEAGLEDVRIIASGGLDEYAIDALVRGGAPIDVFAVGTRVGVATDAPYLDAAYKLVEYDGRPVMKLSSAKVTAPAPKQVFRRAGCTDVLGLRGEVPPSGATPLLRTVMRGGCRKGPPDSLTAARARFEADLAEMPPAAHRIQRPEAPVPTTSPQLKSLTVGVRRRLEAAIVTGPGTGARDRRA, encoded by the coding sequence ATGTCCAGCGCGACAACCACCGACCTGTACGAGGTGACGATGGCGATGTCATACCTGCGTGAGGGTATGCGCGCCCCGGCCACCTTCAGCCTGTTCGTCCGGGATCTACCGCCAGGTCGTGGGTTCCTCGTCGCTGCGGGCCTCGAGCCGGCCCTGGACTACCTCTCCCGGTTCCGGATCACATCAGCTGACGTGCATGACTTCGCCCGCGCCCTGCACAGACGGCCGGAGGAACTGGCCCCTCTGCTGGACCTCCGCTTCGACGGCGAGGTCCGGGCAATCCCCGAGGGCCGGCTCGTATTCGCCGGTGAGCCCCTGCTGGAGGTCACCGCACCGCTGCCGCAGGCCCAGCTCGTCGAGACGTACTTGCTCACGCAGGTGTGCCACCAGACCGCGGTCGCGTCGAAGGCGGCCCGCTGCGTGATCGCCGCCCAGGGGCGGCCCCTCGTGGACTTCTCGTTGCGCCGCACGCACGGCCCCCAAGCCGGGTTCCAAGCCGCCCGGCTCGGGACTCTGGTGGGGTTCTCCGGGACCAGCAACGTCGCCGCCGCCACCCAGCTCGGCATCCCCGCGTCCGGCACCATGGCGCACTCCTACATCGAGGCCTTCGCTTGTGAGGAGGACGCCTTCCGCGCGTTCGCCCGCGCCCATCCGGGTCCTCTCACCTTCCTCGTTGACACGTACGACACGGAGGGTGGCGTCAGAGCTGCCGCTCGTGTCCTGACCGACCTGCGCCGTGGCCCGGGCTGCGCGATCCGCCTCGACAGCGGCGACCTTGACGCGCTCGCCCACCGGTCGCGGGCCCTGCTCGACGAGGCTGGACTGGAGGACGTGCGGATCATCGCGAGCGGCGGCCTCGACGAATACGCCATCGACGCGCTCGTACGCGGTGGAGCGCCGATCGACGTCTTCGCGGTCGGCACCCGCGTGGGCGTCGCCACCGACGCCCCGTACCTGGACGCGGCGTACAAGTTGGTCGAGTACGACGGTAGGCCGGTGATGAAGCTGTCCTCCGCGAAGGTCACCGCGCCGGCCCCCAAGCAGGTATTCCGCCGGGCTGGTTGCACGGATGTACTCGGCCTGCGCGGCGAAGTGCCCCCAAGCGGCGCGACGCCCTTGCTGCGTACGGTGATGAGGGGTGGCTGTCGTAAGGGCCCGCCCGACTCGCTCACCGCCGCCCGAGCCCGCTTCGAGGCGGATCTGGCTGAGATGCCGCCAGCGGCGCACCGCATTCAGCGCCCCGAGGCACCGGTCCCTACCACTTCCCCGCAGCTGAAATCCTTGACCGTCGGCGTACGACGACGTCTCGAAGCAGCAATCGTTACGGGTCCCGGTACAGGCGCTCGAGATCGACGAGCATGA
- a CDS encoding AAA family ATPase: MNAVHGQQTPMTGSFLSAKPDRLFGREDEWATLIAFASDPHAGTRLGAVVGRPRQGKTLLLESVAQATGGFYFCGQEATEAESLRRLGEEYARYRQVAPPRHWRDWKEAVDDLLALGDSRPLPVIIDSFPDLVAASPALTSIVHGVLRRSEHSPKENRARLILGGATAPVMNRLFAPSSPLDAVSGLKLDIPPLDFRKAAQLWGFDDLELAFLVYAVVGGTPAYRHDYVGGDVPADRNDFDAWVCRTVLNPRTPLFREARHLVDEETGHQNPGACHSVLAALAAGCTTQGEIAAFLGQQLSDATRALSVLREHGLLLREHDGLRPALVHHRPTDQLLAFDHVVARPRRTALERGAAEAVWSEARNAFNSHVVGPQFAQTCRDWVVHFAPPGSFGADQLTASYGSLGDPSSPTGLEAEVVVRKRDAHKSGALLSVGLARWQTGMDVRHLQQLHSILEALAAQEEDVGRVRLALYGASGFSPELYAAQARDEVMLVDLERLYRDP; the protein is encoded by the coding sequence GTGAACGCCGTACACGGACAGCAAACCCCGATGACGGGTTCTTTCCTCTCTGCCAAGCCTGACCGACTTTTCGGCCGGGAGGACGAATGGGCGACTTTGATCGCCTTCGCGAGCGATCCGCATGCGGGGACGAGGTTGGGGGCTGTCGTGGGTCGGCCGCGACAGGGCAAGACGCTCCTGCTGGAATCGGTGGCGCAGGCCACCGGCGGGTTCTACTTCTGCGGTCAGGAGGCCACCGAAGCCGAGTCCTTGCGCAGATTGGGCGAGGAGTACGCGCGATACCGGCAGGTCGCACCGCCCAGGCACTGGCGCGATTGGAAGGAAGCCGTCGACGACCTGCTCGCGCTGGGTGACTCCAGGCCACTGCCCGTCATCATCGACTCGTTTCCGGACCTCGTCGCGGCGAGCCCGGCTCTGACATCGATCGTCCATGGCGTCCTTCGCCGCTCTGAGCACTCGCCGAAGGAGAACCGCGCGCGCCTGATTCTGGGAGGTGCGACCGCGCCGGTCATGAACCGGCTGTTCGCGCCTTCGTCTCCGTTGGACGCCGTATCGGGTCTGAAACTCGACATCCCACCCTTGGACTTTCGCAAGGCAGCGCAATTGTGGGGCTTTGACGACCTGGAGCTCGCCTTTCTCGTGTACGCCGTGGTCGGCGGAACTCCGGCCTACCGGCACGACTACGTGGGCGGTGACGTTCCCGCCGATCGGAACGACTTCGACGCCTGGGTCTGCCGTACCGTCCTGAATCCACGCACGCCGCTGTTCCGTGAAGCACGGCACCTGGTCGATGAGGAGACCGGGCACCAGAATCCCGGGGCGTGCCACTCCGTGCTCGCCGCCCTGGCCGCGGGCTGCACGACCCAGGGGGAGATCGCCGCCTTCCTCGGGCAACAGCTCTCCGATGCCACTCGTGCCCTCTCCGTCCTGCGGGAGCACGGCCTGCTCCTGCGGGAGCACGACGGACTGCGACCGGCTCTCGTACACCACCGGCCCACCGACCAACTCCTGGCATTCGACCACGTCGTGGCCCGTCCGCGCAGGACCGCACTGGAACGGGGCGCCGCCGAAGCAGTGTGGAGCGAGGCGCGAAACGCTTTCAACTCCCACGTCGTCGGCCCCCAGTTCGCCCAGACATGCAGAGACTGGGTGGTCCACTTCGCCCCGCCGGGTTCTTTCGGCGCCGACCAGCTCACCGCGTCGTACGGTTCGCTCGGCGATCCTTCTTCGCCGACAGGGCTCGAGGCCGAGGTCGTGGTCCGCAAAAGGGACGCGCACAAGAGCGGCGCCCTCCTGTCGGTGGGACTCGCGCGATGGCAAACCGGTATGGACGTCCGCCATCTGCAACAGCTGCACAGCATCCTGGAGGCACTCGCAGCCCAGGAGGAAGACGTCGGCAGGGTTCGCCTGGCCCTCTATGGTGCTTCGGGATTCAGCCCCGAGCTGTACGCGGCGCAAGCGCGGGACGAAGTCATGCTCGTCGATCTCGAGCGCCTGTACCGGGACCCGTAA
- a CDS encoding helix-turn-helix domain-containing protein: MSRNKSGPASTEVPAGRTDLGRRIAARRQELGLTREQVGKRCGADATYVAYLEEHAAAPAIGSLARIADALGTTVAELTGATTEYPPGRGTALRNAELMALTDDECRRLLSTHGVGRVAVFTPEGPAIFPVNYVMAGSEIAFRTSEEAVLARAAGTEVAFEVDHIDDAMKQGWSVMAVGEAEGVTDAAGKQRLDAVARSMPWAGGKRSHWMKVTPIRITGRRVVHW; the protein is encoded by the coding sequence ATGAGCAGGAACAAGTCCGGACCCGCCTCCACCGAGGTGCCCGCCGGTCGTACCGACCTGGGGCGCCGGATCGCCGCGCGCCGTCAGGAACTCGGCCTCACCAGGGAACAGGTGGGCAAGCGTTGCGGGGCGGATGCCACGTACGTCGCCTACCTGGAAGAACACGCCGCGGCACCCGCCATCGGCTCCCTCGCCCGCATCGCCGACGCGCTGGGAACGACCGTGGCGGAACTGACCGGCGCGACCACCGAGTATCCGCCCGGTCGGGGCACAGCTCTTCGGAACGCGGAACTGATGGCGCTCACCGACGACGAGTGCCGACGCCTGCTGTCCACCCACGGCGTCGGCAGAGTCGCGGTCTTCACTCCCGAGGGACCTGCGATCTTCCCGGTCAACTACGTCATGGCCGGTAGCGAGATCGCGTTCCGCACGTCTGAAGAGGCGGTTCTCGCGCGGGCCGCGGGGACGGAGGTGGCCTTCGAGGTCGACCACATCGACGACGCCATGAAACAAGGCTGGAGCGTCATGGCCGTGGGCGAGGCCGAAGGCGTCACGGATGCGGCGGGCAAGCAGCGGCTCGATGCCGTTGCGCGCTCGATGCCCTGGGCCGGAGGCAAGCGGTCCCACTGGATGAAGGTCACACCGATCCGGATCACCGGACGCCGTGTGGTGCACTGGTGA
- a CDS encoding zinc-dependent alcohol dehydrogenase family protein, with protein MKALVFHGPGQTAWQDVPDPSIKDAADAIVRVDAVTICGTDLHIIKGDVPEVTPGRVLGHEAVGTVVETGGDVRTVRPGDRVLISCISSCGRCRFCREGHYGQCRGGGGWVLGHTIDGTQAEYVRVPFADLSVHPLPSAVDSHDAVLLADIFPTSYEVGVLNGNVQPGDTVVVVGAGPIGLAAIATAGLYSPGRIVAVDLADSRLAAARALGADATASATEEPEQLVADLTDGLGADVVIEAVGVPEAFEMCTRMVRPGGRVANIGVHGKPATLHLEDLWIKDITITTGLVDTYSTPMLLRMMAAGRLPGSALVTHRFELGQMEEAYDVFARAGDTGALKVVLGGPRHDVVAEATQREAERT; from the coding sequence ATGAAGGCACTCGTCTTCCACGGACCGGGGCAGACCGCCTGGCAGGACGTACCCGATCCGAGCATCAAGGACGCCGCCGACGCGATCGTCCGCGTAGACGCGGTGACCATCTGCGGCACCGACCTGCACATCATCAAGGGCGACGTGCCCGAGGTGACGCCCGGCCGCGTACTGGGCCATGAGGCCGTCGGGACCGTGGTGGAGACCGGCGGCGACGTCCGCACCGTCCGACCCGGGGACCGGGTCCTCATCTCCTGCATCTCCTCGTGCGGCCGGTGCCGCTTCTGCCGCGAAGGCCACTACGGACAGTGCCGCGGAGGCGGCGGCTGGGTGCTCGGCCACACCATCGACGGCACCCAGGCCGAGTACGTCCGTGTCCCCTTCGCCGATCTCTCCGTGCACCCGCTTCCGAGCGCCGTGGACAGCCACGACGCGGTGCTGCTGGCGGACATCTTCCCCACCTCGTACGAGGTCGGCGTGCTCAATGGGAACGTGCAGCCGGGCGACACGGTCGTGGTGGTCGGAGCGGGCCCGATCGGCCTCGCGGCGATCGCCACCGCCGGTCTGTACAGTCCCGGGCGGATCGTCGCCGTAGACCTCGCGGACTCGAGGCTGGCGGCGGCCCGTGCACTCGGCGCGGACGCAACCGCCAGCGCTACCGAGGAACCGGAACAGCTGGTCGCCGACCTCACCGACGGGCTCGGCGCCGACGTGGTCATCGAGGCCGTCGGCGTTCCGGAAGCCTTCGAGATGTGCACGCGCATGGTGCGCCCCGGCGGCCGGGTAGCCAACATCGGCGTGCACGGCAAGCCCGCCACCCTGCACCTCGAAGACCTGTGGATCAAGGACATCACCATCACCACGGGGCTGGTGGACACCTACTCCACGCCGATGCTGCTCCGGATGATGGCGGCCGGCCGCCTGCCGGGGAGCGCGCTGGTCACCCACCGCTTCGAGCTGGGACAGATGGAAGAGGCGTACGACGTGTTCGCCCGCGCCGGCGACACCGGTGCACTGAAGGTGGTGCTGGGTGGCCCCCGGCACGACGTGGTCGCCGAGGCGACCCAACGCGAAGCCGAGAGGACGTGA